The sequence below is a genomic window from Bactrocera neohumeralis isolate Rockhampton chromosome 4, APGP_CSIRO_Bneo_wtdbg2-racon-allhic-juicebox.fasta_v2, whole genome shotgun sequence.
tttaatatttggtTTTATACCGGACTGTATAATCTGTACTGTGATGCATtcacaattctttaaaaatgaaattttaaaatggaaaCAATTTTTGACTTGAGACGGTTTTAGTACGTGACTGTAACCAAAATGTCTCAATTGAAAACGAACAGGTCAAATCGGCTGTTACATTTCGTCATTTAAAGATGTATATAAACTTAAATGGAAATAAacatgtcgataacaaatattaactttcttataacatagtcaaaaagcacgattaccaataaaaaaatatgtatgactttgttgtgaatagtaacttgtcacaaattgagacttcaaaatgtctcaaatagtgactagagACTTCTTAATTAATTGCGctataattgttaaaaaacaataactttaTTATTTAGGCGGTGTATAGTAGGATTCCCCAATtttgactaatatatgtatatacatacatatatacaatttagtCAAGTGTGCATGGAtataaaacagcaaaatttaagtgaaaaactcttaataatttgaaactgaATTCGAAGGTCTTGTGTGTGAAATAGTtactttttttaagagctttataaaccaatttttgcataaaaaattaaagaaatcttTTTGTTACTACTTTTTCAGtagttgaaatgtttttttttttagcttgcTCAATTCgttaaacctaaaaaaatatggCAGCACTAACGGAGATCTCCACGTTgtattatacttttttctttttccattgAAAAGAGAGAGTGATACATTAGAGCATAAGATCTAATTCACAAATTTCGTGAACAACGCGctgcattttattttcttcgaaTTTGTAGTGATTTTAATGTTTgtgataaaaactttttaaaaataattttgcattgtTTAGGTGACTATTAaacattgttattattattgttaagaGTGATATCTTATGGTTGAAAGCACAAAGAATTGCTTAGAAAGTGTGTAACTTCTTGATGGCGCCCTTTTGTCAATAGCAAGGCCACAGCAGcaaaaatgtggaaattgtTTGGGACAGCAGATAACATGAgttatttgttcaaaatataaaaagtctGTGTATGTTAAGTAATATTAGATATAAATTTCGTAGCTTGACGAGCTTAGAGTTCAAAAAGTGCTTTTGTTAATGaccatttgttttatttcattgctaacttatttaatttcgtttcaTAGAAACCTATATTAAAATTGGAAGCTGGGtcaaatttaattatcaataaaatacCTGCTACTATAAAGCCTGCCATAATGAAACGCAGCAACACATCATCTATTGGTAAGTACGTGTTACttaatagtttaaaatattgctCATAATTCTGCTTTATTTATAGAACCTCCttttaaatcaacaaaatattCACTGCAAACAATAGCCAGCGCTGGCACACCGTTAACCAGCTTTCAATGGCAACAGACCATAGGTGGCCCTGGTGGTACAACCATTACCACTACTCCAACCAAAAAGCAACAGATCGGCGCTACAATCAGCCCATTACCGTCTGGTACAATTATACAAGCAAGCGGAGTGGCTTCTTCTAGCAGCATAAATGGTGGAATTGGGACGACGATTACGCCCACGGGAAACACATTTAATGCTGTCACATCACAAGGCACCACACTTCAAGTGCGACGTCCAACTATTGTTATAAAACGTGAATTTCCCAAACGTTCAATACGTAGTGTAACGCTTGAGTTGATAGAGAAGAATCCTTATGTGCATTTGGGTGTTTTGGCTAATCGTTTATCGCTACTGAAGAATATAATTTGCACCACTGCTAATATAACAACAACCGATTGCTATTTGACCTTGAAGAAGATGCGCCAAAATGAAGAATTCTCACTACTAGCCGAATACTTTGAGCTGAGCGAAACAGAAGTGCAGCAAATATTTGCTCGCACGGTAGTTAAATTGGCTCGTTATTTACGTTTGTTTGTGCGTTGGCCTgagagcaaaaaatattatgacCGACATAAAAATTTGCCTTTTGCCTTCCGTTCGACTTTGTCACATGTGCAGTCGCTGATTGAATGTGTTGAGACAGATATGCCACGTCTAATGCCAAATGATTGTAgcaattacaaatttattttcagcaTTACACCAACTGGTGAGTATTTAAGATATTTCCgtaataattgcaaaatttaaaatctatttaatttttttcccataGGCATAATCTCATACATTTCTGAAGCTTTTGTTGGGCATCACGATGATCTAACGATATTTAATGCatcagattttcaaaattccaTACCGAAATACCTTTCATTGGTCGCCGATCCGGGTAAAGCCATACGCCGTAAGCGAAAACCTAAGCATCCCTCTATCAGCAATTCGTTGCCATCAAGTGGCAATGCAGAAACTGATTCCACCACTGATTCAGCAGATGAATCAGCAGACGATATAGAGGTGGACGATAGTGAAGATAGTCAAACGCTTAGCCGGTATGCAGCATCGCGCGTAGCAGCAGAACTGGCTTCCCACCAAACAATGAACATTGTAAATAGCGAATTGACATCGCGCAAAGTAAAAGATTTCACCATTCCGACAATGCGTGTGCGTGAACCAGTCTGCAGACAACAAATTCGCCATATGATCAGTTGTCTGCGTGATTTTAAAATGTTACAACCATATGCCATACAAGAGCCAATCATTTTCCAATACCTCAATGAGATATTAATCGTTGCATCGGCACTTACAAATATGCAGAGGTAGAAAAGTGTGGCTAACAATTGATTGGCATGTATGTAGTTAGGataaagcaaatgaaaaggaaataaaaaagacTCGGTTTACAGACCTAAGCAGTAGTAAGTTTTCTGTGCTGCTTATGAATTTACGCTTAAACGATTAAGAGTGGTTGATCGAAAAGCATGGTCACATGGCTAAAGGAATTTGGGCGTTAGCTATTTGTAGAGTGCGTCTTATAGTTCCATTTGCTTACATCTATGCCCCTAATCGACAATATGAATTACTCAACTCAATTAAGTAATAAAACAATCGGTTGTTAACGGGAACTTAGTTTTAAGATTTCTagtttatacaattttaatttggcgCATGTGCAAAGAAAATTCTCTTTGTCATATATAATAGTCGTTTGAATTTATctgtataagaaaatataaatttcagtcGTGCACGACTGAATGATGCAGCACTTTCCTATATATCAAAGCACCACCAAAATAAGCAATAACAATGGCGGTAGAACacaacaaattatatataaaatattaattaatctAGTAAGTAAATGTCAACACGATGAGCGACAAAATTCAATATGTGTGCAATACTACTTCTTAACTGGTTTAAATGCACACCAGCAGTTCGGCACTTTTTTGCATGgttagtaataataatagatTCTGTATTATAAAAACTCACACGcatgttgtaaaaaatttataaattgtaaatataaaaaatatgtaaacttcaTTTGAATATCTTATACTAATCAGATTTGTATATATCTTACACATGCATTGATTTATAGATATTCTCGAAGTGCGAcgtattttaaaatgaaatgcaaaaaaatccTGACATGTTGGTGTATTGCTAAAATTCCAGTATCGGATacatattgatttttttcaaatgagcGTGTAATCCGCACATTGTAATCATTGTctaattttttccgaaaataaaaaataaattgatgaaaaatcataaaatttgcataaaatttattactaaCTAGACTGAACCCGCGGCTCTGCTCGctcaaaataacaataaaatgccATAGTTTGCCAATCTACATTTTTTATCGACTTCGTAAATCACTTGAGGAATAGTACGTACAAAAATAAGTATGATGTAACAACTTCACAGTCTCTGAATCTGCTATACacactactgtgatcaaatgaATTTTGTCcgtttcatctccttcaaagtaattccctcccgctgcaatacactaatgccaacgaattttccggTCATCatagcatttgaaaaaaactcCGTCGTGAAGGTCATCGCAACCTTCTTCGATTCAGGTTTTTTTTATCCTCGGAGTGGTAAtgtaaatttgctgaatagccagaagttacacgaaggtaaaaggaaggcgaatgcggtggtttcGGCacaatattagttgaaaatgtggcgaaatgatcacgaatagccaatgcagtatgagatggtgcattatcgcacttctttgttcaataaattcagacatagtaaaaatcgaagagtTCACTTTTAGaggctcacaaaacgacgcgtatctcaaatactaatgaatatatCAGAGCTACCGTCCAGTCCATCTTGCCAATCGATTTGCTTGTCAGTTTGGATGAATTGAAACTCCGACGACTGGGTCGCCCAACTGTTGGCCGTAATCGCACGCTGCTAGTTGAAACAACTTCCCCATCTGTTGCTCGTGCTATATTAAAGTCTAAACCACCGGAACCTGTTGACGAAACATCCAAATCATATTTAAATCAGATCTCACTCCAGCTCAGTTGACGCACCTCAAGAACCTTCGGATTCTCTGGTGAAGAATGGCGATTCCTCTAAGACAATAAAATACGTTAATGGCGTCCCGAAATTAGTCAATAAGAATTTTCGCTCGTTCAACGATAAGGGAAATTCAAACAATCTTGCACATCCACTATCAGAATGTGAGGGGACTACGTACCAAGATCGGCAGTTTTCTCACAGCAGCAGCGATTAGCAGTATTGATGCTTTCTGCATCACTGAGTCATGGCTTCACCCAGCTATCCATGATGGGGAAGTTGTAGATGATTCATTCAATATTTACAGGAAGGATAGAAACAATATCACAAATGATAGTGAACGATATTGGGGTTTTTTCATCGCAATAAAGAAGTTTGTGCACGCTGAATGTATTCCAGTCATCGATGATAGTATTGAACACATCTACGTAAAAATCAAGTGCAATATTTCAGACATCATTATTGGATGTGTCTACATTCCTCCGAGAGCATCACTAGTCGCTTACCAAGCGTTTCTCGATACTCCAGTACTTGAAAGTAAAGCACAAAGATACCAACTTCCTCATCACGGGGGATTTCAACCTTCCAAGTAGCTCGCCTCATATAGACTGAAAATTTACTCTATGAAGGCTTCTCTCTGTTAAAATACCGCCAATTTAATAACATTCAAGCCGATAATCATAATTTACTTGATCTTTGTTTCAGTAatcagcatatatgtatgtacatgttgaTCACACGCAGGCAATTACCCCAATGGATCGATACCATCCAGCCCTTGGTCTCACGATCGAACTCCAGCTCAGCCTCAAACCAGTAACTTTACCTTTCCATGATTTCAAAAGTGCTGACTGTGAGAGCCTTAATGCATTTTATCCAAACGTCGATTGGTCGAGCCTGTATTCATCCTCTACCCTAGACAGCAAAGGTGTAGTCTTCTATGACATTATTCAAAGAGGTATATCTACCTACATATGTGCCTGTTCGTtcacaaaataacaacaattttcCGTACTGGTTTTCAAGCgaattaaaacacaaaatgaTACTTTAGAAGGAAGCCCATACTACATACAAGAAGTGCAATTGCAAAAAAGAATTATAGAAAGTTTAGCGAACTCAGGAGAGAATGTAAAATTCTCAATAAACAATGCTACAAGAATTACATAGATAAAATTGAACAACAAGTACAGGATGACGCTAATGTTTTCTGGAAATTtgtcaaacataaaaaaagaggTAATGGTGACATTCCGTCCACCATGTCCTGGGATAATCTGACGGCAGACTCAGGTATCGATATTAGCAATATGTTCGCATCCTTTTTCAATAGTGTGTACAACCAAAATTCTCACCAGTGTTCACCGTCAACTGAAGTTGAACCAGCTCCGACTGTCACCATGGATGAATTTGGGGTTAACATCAATGATGTCCATAAAATGATGTCGACACTGAACTTGAAGATAGGTGCTGGTCCGGACGGCTTACCAAATACTTTTCTTAAAAACTGTGCAGACAGCCTTAGCGAGCATATCACACACTTATTCAGTTACTCACTACAAAATGGTGTCTTCTAAACTACATATATGGAAATTATCCTACATCTGTCCGATTCACAAGGACGGTCCAAAGCCTGAGGTCGTTAACTATAGGCCAGTTTGCATTCAATCAGCTTTGGCCAAGCTTTTCGAGAAGATAGTTCTTCTACAACTCACTGCATTCTTCACAAATATTATCACCAACAAGCAGCATGGTTTCGTCGGCGGTAGGTCGACTTCCTCTAACCTGTTTATCTACGTAAATTATCTACTAGATACGTAAATTATCTACTAGATGGCCTATTCTCTTTAATATCTTCGTAAACGATATTGGCGATAACTTTCAATCAGAATTTTTGCTTTATGCAGACGATTTGAAGATCTTCAGAATGATAACCAGTGAGCAAGACCTTCGAGTTCTTCAGAATGACATAGACAAGCTTTCGTTGTGGTGCCGATGAAACAAATTGGACTTGAAAGTCAGAAAATGTGTAACTGTATCCTACTCACGGTCACATATCAGAATACCAGCTAATTATTATCTAAACGATGAGTTGTTAAGTGAAGTGGATCATGTAAAGGACCTGGGTATCATCATAGAcaataaactgacgttgaacaagcATATTGAGAAGATCACTCTCCAGGCTTTTAAAGTTCTGGGATTCATTACTAGAACTAGTAAGGATTTCAGGAATCCCATCTCGCTGTTACGCCTTTATTCATCAATGGTTCTGCCAATTTTAGAATATGGCACTGTAATTTGGACGCCTTATACCGATGCTGCCTCTAGTCGTATTGAAAAATACAATCAAAGCTATGTAAATGTCTTGGCTATCGATATGGTATTCCTGGTGGTTACAACACAGTGAATGATGTCTATAAACACTATCAGCACATCAACAGCCTGCAAGAACGTCGTCAAGTAGCTGACatgatatttttcttcaaagccgTGAACGGCCTTATCGATGCGCCAGACATCATCAGCAGTTTCGAATTTGCATCAGTGGGTCTCTCACTGAGACGTAACCGTCTCCTGAAGACTATGAAAACTACCAAGAGCTACGTTTTCAATGGTCCCCACAACCGTCTGGCCAGGCTCGTCAACTCATTACATAGTGATGTGGACTTCTATAGCGGATCACTCAGTGCCTTCATCCCGGATATCAAATCACGTCTTCTGCAATATCCCTAGTCTCACCTTTTCCACTTTCTCCTTCCTAATTTGCTATTCttacaatttttgttcaatttatagttttatttattctagtgttaaatattattagttCATCCCTCTTAATtacataacaaatattatataattttaaattttttagttatataatGCCGTTTGGCGTatgtatacttaaataaataaataaataaatatcactaACAGTACAaccaacttacaaaaaaattaccgattcgaaaaacacgcgaagtataaactaaaaattcacctttcaatttcatCACAGGGGTACataagcccaccgtcaacaaactgattgtaccttatcagtgtggctttagacctggtaaatcaacaaccgaccagatattcaccatgcgccaagtcttggaaaagacccgtgaaaggacacacaccacctcttcgtcgatttcaaagctgctctcgacagcacgaaaaggagctgcctttatgtcgcgatgcctgaatttggtatccccgcaaagctaatacgggtTTGTAAGCTGACGTTGGGCAACATGAAAAGCTCcgccaggatcgggaaggacctctccgagccgttcgataccaaacgaggtttcagacaaggcgactccctatcgtgcgacttcttcaacctgctgctggagaaaataaatcgagctgcagaactaaatcgagcaggtacaatcttttgtaagagtgtacagctgctggggtatgccgatgatattgatatcctgtcctcaaacaaacagtcgtcgcattctcGAATTGGCTTTCATGTCACTATTGAcattcataactttgaagtcgtagaaattttcgtctatcttggatccagtaaaacaccaacaataatgtcagcctcgaaatccaacgcagaataacttttgccaacagctgctacttcggactgagtaggcaattgagaagtaaagtcctctctcgacgaacaaaaaccaaactttatacgtcactcattattcccgtcctgctatatggtatagAGGCtgggacgatgacaacaactgatgagtcgacattgcgagtgCACTCCGGAGCGCTTAGAGTGCACACCTCAAGCGCGTGTTTCTCACTCTTGAGAAACGCGtgtttctcaaaacacacttttttaaactggcggacatgattctggtcgaactactcaaaagatttgcttaatttcttttaaatgttcacaaaacgcctggctatcgtccctactagattcatgattttttataatttattaacaatgttatgacaaaatttatataaaaatacatgggaagaaattaaaaaaaaaaaagttaattacttttttatttatcaacattttttatgattctagtagggacgataaccattcatgTACTTtctaagaataaattgggtttttgtgtttcagatgattcaaacatgagaaatcgtgtccgccattgaaaaaacgcatctcattcacccagccatttctccaaaAGATGTCcgaaaaaaatggtttatacACTCCAAGATATactatacctcatgatatgtgaaaaa
It includes:
- the LOC126755436 gene encoding uncharacterized protein LOC126755436 isoform X1; this translates as MALTVVKYRKPGSSGTTASGAPTPAILIKSKLQPQQQQQIAKKPILKLEAGSNLIINKIPATIKPAIMKRSNTSSIEPPFKSTKYSLQTIASAGTPLTSFQWQQTIGGPGGTTITTTPTKKQQIGATISPLPSGTIIQASGVASSSSINGGIGTTITPTGNTFNAVTSQGTTLQVRRPTIVIKREFPKRSIRSVTLELIEKNPYVHLGVLANRLSLLKNIICTTANITTTDCYLTLKKMRQNEEFSLLAEYFELSETEVQQIFARTVVKLARYLRLFVRWPESKKYYDRHKNLPFAFRSTLSHVQSLIECVETDMPRLMPNDCSNYKFIFSITPTGIISYISEAFVGHHDDLTIFNASDFQNSIPKYLSLVADPGKAIRRKRKPKHPSISNSLPSSGNAETDSTTDSADESADDIEVDDSEDSQTLSRYAASRVAAELASHQTMNIVNSELTSRKVKDFTIPTMRVREPVCRQQIRHMISCLRDFKMLQPYAIQEPIIFQYLNEILIVASALTNMQR
- the LOC126755436 gene encoding uncharacterized protein LOC126755436 isoform X2, whose protein sequence is MKRSNTSSIEPPFKSTKYSLQTIASAGTPLTSFQWQQTIGGPGGTTITTTPTKKQQIGATISPLPSGTIIQASGVASSSSINGGIGTTITPTGNTFNAVTSQGTTLQVRRPTIVIKREFPKRSIRSVTLELIEKNPYVHLGVLANRLSLLKNIICTTANITTTDCYLTLKKMRQNEEFSLLAEYFELSETEVQQIFARTVVKLARYLRLFVRWPESKKYYDRHKNLPFAFRSTLSHVQSLIECVETDMPRLMPNDCSNYKFIFSITPTGIISYISEAFVGHHDDLTIFNASDFQNSIPKYLSLVADPGKAIRRKRKPKHPSISNSLPSSGNAETDSTTDSADESADDIEVDDSEDSQTLSRYAASRVAAELASHQTMNIVNSELTSRKVKDFTIPTMRVREPVCRQQIRHMISCLRDFKMLQPYAIQEPIIFQYLNEILIVASALTNMQR